From the Sphingomonas sabuli genome, the window CTGCTCCGCCACCTTGGTGTCGACGTCGTCCGACAGGGCCACCGACGCGGCAAGGCTGCCCGCGCCCATCGCAATCAGGTATACGGTGGTCAGGTCATGACCCGGCTGGGAATGGCAGGGCGCGCTGCGTGGTAGGCAGCACCGCCCATGCGCAAGCGCGTGAAGATTTAACGGCGGTCTGGATTCGGGGCCGTCAGGGCCCGACATATTCGCCTCAAGCCTAGGATTCGCGACAGGCACCGGCTGCTTCTGCAGGAACGGGTGCATGCCGCGCATCCGGGGCATCGAAATCATCGCACCAGGGAGCAAAGCATGGCCGACGCGGGCAAGATTCTTAAGCGCATCAAGGACGAGGAAATCGACTGGGTCGACCTGCGATTTACCGACCCCAAGGGCAAGTGGCAGCATCTGACCATGACCAGCGGCCTGCTCGACGAGGACCAGCTAACCGACGGCCTGATGTTCGACGGCAGTTCGATCGCCGGTTGGAAGGCCATCAATGAATCCGACATGATCCTGAAGCCGGACCTCGATGCAGCCTACATCGACCCGTTCAGCGCAACGCCGATGATGGTCCTCTTTTGCAACGTCGTCGAACCGTCGACCGGCGAGCTTTATGGCCGCGATCCCCGCTCTACCGCCACGCGCGCCGAAGCCTACGTCAAGCAGACCGGCATTGGCGACACCGTCTATGTCGGCCCCGAAGCCGAATTCTTCATGTTCGACGATGTCCGCTTCGAAGACGGCTATGCGTCGAGCTCGTTCAAAATCGACGACATCGAACTGCCGGGCAACACCAACCGCGAATATGATGGCGGCAACCTTGGGCACCGGCCGCGCGCCAAGGGCGGATACTTCCCCGTCGCCCCGGTCGACAGCGCGATGGACATCCGCGGCGAGATGGTCTCGACACTGATCGAGATGGGCCTGCCGATGGACAAGCATCATCATGAAGTCGCCCCGTCGCAGCACGAACTGGGCCTGACCTACGGCAGCCTGGTCGAAACCGCCGATCGCATGCAGATATACAAGTATGTCGTGCACATGGTTGCGCAGGCGTATGGCAAGACCGCGACCTTCATGCCCAAGCCGATCGCCAAGGATAATGGCAGCGGCATGCACACCCACATTTCGATCTGGAAAGGCAGCAAGCCACTGTTCGCTGGCGACGGCTATGCCGGCCTGTCGGAAACGGCGCTCTACTTCATCGGCGGCGTGATCAAGCATGCCCGCGCGCTGAACGCCTTCACCAACCCCACGACCAACAGCTACAAGCGGCTGGTCCCGGGCTTCGAGGCGCCGGTGCTGCTCGCATACTCCAGCCGCAACCGCTCCGCGTCGTGCCGCATTCCTTACGGCGCAGGCGAAAAGTCGAAGCGGGTCGAGTTCCGCTTCCCGGATGCCCTGGCCAATCCGTACCTTGCCTATTCGGCGCTGCTGATGGCCGGCATCGACGGCATCCAGAACCGCATCCATCCGGGCGACCCGATGGACAAGAACCTGTACGACCTGCCGCCGCAGGAACTGGTGGACGTGCCGACCGTGTGCGGCAGCCTGCGCGAGGCCCTGATCGCGCTCGATAAGGACCGCGAATTCCTGACCCGCGGCGACGTGTTCAGCGACGACCAGATCGACGCCTACATGGAGCTCAAGTGGGAAGACGTGATGCGGTGGGAAACCACGCCGTCGCCGGTCGAATTCGACATGTATTACTCTTCCTGATCCCTTACCTGCGGGAGCGCTTTTGCGGCGCTCCCGCCGAAATGAACCATTCCGTAACCCTCCATCGCTTATCCGCGGGTGATTGGGGGACGTTGCATGAACCAATTCCGCAACGACATCGTCGGCAAGCCGGCTGCGGAGCTCGTCGTCGGCCGCAAGCGGCCGCGCGCGCGCGGCGCGTCGGGCTTGTCCGGGCTGGAAGTCAGGCGGAAGGAAAGCCGGCGGTCCGACAGCCGGTCGGGCGACCGCCACCGGCTGGTGACCGAAAGCGTCACCGTCCTGCACAAGCGGCGGAAGTACCAGGTTGAGCTGATCAACCTGTCCGGCGGCGGTGCGATGATCGCCGGCGACCTCGAGCCGCGGCTGTGGGATCGCATCGATGTCGACTTCGGCGAAACCGGACAGCTGGAGGCCGCGGTGCGCTGGGTCAAGAACGGCCGCATCGGCCTGGAATTCGCCCACGAGACCCAAATCGACTGTTCGCGCGAGGACCAGGACACACTCGTTCGCCGGGCGGTCGAGCAGAACTTTCCCGAAGCCGCCGCCGAGTTGTCGAAGCCGCGCCGGGTCAAGCCGGAGGAACCGGCCGACGACCCGGCAAGCCGCCGCGAAACCCAGCGCCATCCCCTCATCTGGTCGGGCACGGTGACCGTCAATCGCCAGTCCGCGCCGGTGCGCATCCGCAATATTTCGGCGCGTGGAGCGCTGGTGCAATCGGACATCAAATTGGTGCCCGGCGTCCTGCTGCTGCTCGATCTCGGCGCGGCGGGATCGCTCGCTGCCAATGTCGCCTGGGCGTTCGGGGACAAGGCGGGTTTGTTGTTCGATACGGAATTCGACGTACAACGGCTGGCCTCCGCCGCGCCCAAG encodes:
- the glnA gene encoding type I glutamate--ammonia ligase, with amino-acid sequence MADAGKILKRIKDEEIDWVDLRFTDPKGKWQHLTMTSGLLDEDQLTDGLMFDGSSIAGWKAINESDMILKPDLDAAYIDPFSATPMMVLFCNVVEPSTGELYGRDPRSTATRAEAYVKQTGIGDTVYVGPEAEFFMFDDVRFEDGYASSSFKIDDIELPGNTNREYDGGNLGHRPRAKGGYFPVAPVDSAMDIRGEMVSTLIEMGLPMDKHHHEVAPSQHELGLTYGSLVETADRMQIYKYVVHMVAQAYGKTATFMPKPIAKDNGSGMHTHISIWKGSKPLFAGDGYAGLSETALYFIGGVIKHARALNAFTNPTTNSYKRLVPGFEAPVLLAYSSRNRSASCRIPYGAGEKSKRVEFRFPDALANPYLAYSALLMAGIDGIQNRIHPGDPMDKNLYDLPPQELVDVPTVCGSLREALIALDKDREFLTRGDVFSDDQIDAYMELKWEDVMRWETTPSPVEFDMYYSS
- a CDS encoding PilZ domain-containing protein, giving the protein MNQFRNDIVGKPAAELVVGRKRPRARGASGLSGLEVRRKESRRSDSRSGDRHRLVTESVTVLHKRRKYQVELINLSGGGAMIAGDLEPRLWDRIDVDFGETGQLEAAVRWVKNGRIGLEFAHETQIDCSREDQDTLVRRAVEQNFPEAAAELSKPRRVKPEEPADDPASRRETQRHPLIWSGTVTVNRQSAPVRIRNISARGALVQSDIKLVPGVLLLLDLGAAGSLAANVAWAFGDKAGLLFDTEFDVQRLASAAPKVAAVDWMCPDYLRNGSADLSASSWKRASLEDIVGSGRAGLAR